In Alteromonas sp. RKMC-009, the genomic stretch AATTTTGTAAAATTGATTTTATATCAATATTAATAAAATATTTTTATCAATATGAGCATATCGTACCGTAACATGCTGGCGTTCATCCGTGTGGCTGAATCTGCCACTTTCGCTGAGGCAGCGGAAAAACTCCATCTGACGCAGCCTGCTTTGTCGTCTGCCATTAAAAAAATGGAAGAGCAACTGGGCGGCAAACTGTTCAGCCGCAGTACCAGACGTGTCTCACTGACCCCTGAAGGGCAAACCCTGCTACCCAATGCGAAGCGTCTGGTAAATGAATGGGATGAAACCTTCCATGACATGCAAAATCTGTTCGCCATGCAACAGGGTAAACTTACCATTGCTGCAATGCCGTCTTTTGCCGAGAGTAAACTTCCCGCGTTACTGAATGATTACCACCGCAAGTTTAATAATATCCGCCTTCGGGTGCTGGACGTGGTCATGGAAGCAACGATTGATAATGTTTTACAGGGTAACGCAGAAATTGGTTTTACTTTTGAGCCCGAAATAGCCGATGGTCTGATCTTCAAGCCATTGTTCACCGATGAATTTATTGCCGTGATGTATCCGGGTCATCCTCTGGCAATGCAGGATACTGTTCCCTGGCATGAATTGCTGTCCCATCCGTTTATCGCCATGAACCGGGGCTCTGCAGTGCGCCGCTGGACTGAGCAGGCAGCGCAGGGGCCCGGCCAGCTGAACATCATCGCGGAAACCGGTCAGCTTGGGTCAGTCGGCCAGTTTATCGCGCAGGGAATGGGCATTTCTGTGGTGCCGGCTATTTGCCGGCAACAAATGGAAAGTCGCGGGTTGTTGTGCTGTGCCATCAAAGATAATCCGCTTAAGAAACCCGTGGGTATGATCCGTAGTCAGCGGGGGGGCTTGTCGGTTGCGGCAGGCGAATTCTGGCAATTATGTGAGCGTGCCTATACCCGGTCAGAAAATAACTCACTATGAAACATCGGGGTTATTAATCGCATGTATTAAGTGTGGTGACAGCCAGTGAGTGATTTTCAGGAGGCTTATCTGACAGATGTACCATGCCGTTTTCGTCTTGCCAGCGATACAGTGTTTTGCCTCCTGTGATTTGACCTGAGCCGGTGCTGCCACAGATTTTGCTCGCTTTGAATTTGGTTGCCTGCCGGTTGCTGTTCTCATCGTCAGCAGAACCTGTCAGTGAAGGTAATTCAATGGATGTTAATTCAGGCAAGTCCGGAAGTTCCGGTAGCAGGATGCCGGGCATGTTAAGTGACGGCATCGCATTGGTGATGTTTTGAATGGCCGGATTGTCTTGCTGTGTAAGCAGTTCCGTCATTGGTTCGCGGACAAGCCAGAGCACGATGCATGCGTTAATGATAAACGCACAGAGTACGAAAAATACCTTTT encodes the following:
- a CDS encoding LysR family transcriptional regulator, which codes for MSISYRNMLAFIRVAESATFAEAAEKLHLTQPALSSAIKKMEEQLGGKLFSRSTRRVSLTPEGQTLLPNAKRLVNEWDETFHDMQNLFAMQQGKLTIAAMPSFAESKLPALLNDYHRKFNNIRLRVLDVVMEATIDNVLQGNAEIGFTFEPEIADGLIFKPLFTDEFIAVMYPGHPLAMQDTVPWHELLSHPFIAMNRGSAVRRWTEQAAQGPGQLNIIAETGQLGSVGQFIAQGMGISVVPAICRQQMESRGLLCCAIKDNPLKKPVGMIRSQRGGLSVAAGEFWQLCERAYTRSENNSL
- a CDS encoding DUF4124 domain-containing protein is translated as MKKKVFFVLCAFIINACIVLWLVREPMTELLTQQDNPAIQNITNAMPSLNMPGILLPELPDLPELTSIELPSLTGSADDENSNRQATKFKASKICGSTGSGQITGGKTLYRWQDENGMVHLSDKPPENHSLAVTTLNTCD